The bacterium nucleotide sequence CTCGTGGGCGAAGCCGGGGCCGGTGCGCCCGCTGCGCTGGGCCAGCAGGCAGGAGAGCGCGAAGACCATGAGGATGTGCCGGTAGGTGCAGGGGTCGTTCTCGCGGAACCAGTCCAGGCCCCGCAGGCAGGGCTCCGGGACAATCGTCGCCGCCATGAGCGTCTCGAGGTCGTGGTACTCGTCGGGGCCGCCGAAGACCTGCGCGTAGTGCCCGGCGCGGGCGCCGCTCGCGAGGTCCCGGCGCACCGAGCCGTGCTCGAGGATGCTCCGGCGTTCCCAGCGGACGCGCCGGCCCGCCTCGGCGACGGCCGCGAGCGCCTCCCGGTCGACGACCGCGCCGGCCGGCAGGATCTCCGCGCCCTCGAGCGAGCGGACGGGCATCGTGAGCTTCGGCAGGCCGAGGCCCGCGTTTCCCTCCGCAAGCATCATCGTCGCCTCCCCGCCAACGGCGCAGTGCAACAAGGTATGTACATGAGCGCTGTTGTCGAGTCAACGGCAGACTGTGCTAAAATAACGATCGATTTGCCGGCGGCGTGACGGTTCGCGGATCGGTCTTCGCGGCCCGGGGGGATGCAAAATGGCAGGTGAGTTGACGGTGCTGGTCCTCGCGGCCGGCCGCGGCACGCGCATGCGGTCGTCCATCGCCAAGGTGCTGCATCCCGTCCTCGGCCGCCCGCTGCTCGCCTGGCCGCTGGATGTCGCCCGCGCGCTGCCGGCGGCGCGCCGGGCCGTGATCGTCGGCTTCCAGGCCCAGGCGGTGGCGCGCGCTCTCCCCGCCGGTTTCGAGACCGTCGTCCAGCCGAAGCTCTGGGGCACCGGGCACGCCGTGCGGCAGGCGCGTCGCCTGTTCGCGGGGCCGGGCGACACCGTGGTGCTCTCCGGGGACATCCCCCTGCTGACGGCGGCCACCGTGCGTCGCCTGGTCGCGGCGCACCGGCGCCGCCGCGCGACCGTGACCTTCCTGACCGCCCGCCCCGCCGACCCTTCCGGCTACGGGCGCGTCGTGCGGTGCGGGGAGGGGCGCGTCAAGGCGATCGTCGAGCACGACGACGCCCCGCCGGGGGTGCGCGAGATCCGCGAGGTCAACGCCGGCGTCTACTGCTTCGAGAACCGCTTCCTCGACCGCGCGCTGGGTCGCCTGCGCGCCGCCAACCGCCAGGAGGAGTACTACCTGACGGATGTCATCGCCGCGGCGGTGCGCGCCGGTCTCCGCGTGGAGGGGCTGGCCTGCGCCGACGCCGAGGAGATGCTCGGAGTCAACGACCGCGCGCAGCTCGCCCACGCGACCGCGGTGCTTCGGCGGCGCATCCTCGAGCGGCTGATGCGCGCGGGGGTCACGGTGGCCGATCCCGCCTCGACCTGGGTCGAGCCGGGGGTGCGCGTGGGTGCCGACACGGTGCTGCTGCCCGGGACGGCGCTGGAGGGGTCGACGGTCGTCGCCGCGCGCTGCCACATCGGGCCCTTCGCGCGGCTGCGGGACACCCGCGTCGGCCCGGGGGCCGTCGTGCGCGACTGCTGCGTGCTCGAGGAGGCGACGGTCGGCGCGGGCTGCCGCGTCGGCCCGTTCGCGCACCTGCGCCCCGGCACGCGCCTCGGCGCGGGCGCGCGGGTCGGCAACTTCGTGGAGACCAAGAAGGCGCGCCTCGGCGCCGGCGCCAAGGCCAGTCACCTGAGCTACCTGGGCGACGCCGAGATCGGCCGGCGCGTGAACATCGGCGCCGGCACCATCACCTGCAACTACGACGGTGTCTCGAAGTTCCGCACGACGATCGGCGATGATGTCTTCGTCGGCAGCGACACGCAGCTGGTCGCGCCGGTGAGCGTCGGCGCCGGCGCGCTGATCGCCGCGGGGACCACGGTGACGAAGGACGTCCCCGCCGGGGCGCTCGCGGTCTCCCGGACGCCCCAGAAGGTGATCGAGGGCTGGGCGGCGCGCCGCCGCGCGAAGAAGGGGCCGTGAAATGTGCGGGATCGTAGGGTACGTCGGCGGCCGGACGGCGCTGCCCATCCTCGTCGACGGGCTGCGGCGGCTCGAGTACCGCGGGTACGACTCGGCGGGGGTCGCCATCCTCGATGGCGGCGAGATCACGGTGTGCCGCGCCGTCGGCAAGATCGCGGCGCTGGAGGCCGCCCTCGGCGCCGGCGGGGTCCCGGGCACGGTCGGCATCGGCCACACCCGCTGGGCGACCCACGGCCGTCCGAGCGAACAGAACGCGCACCCCCACCGGTCCGGTCCCTTCGTCGTCGTGCACAACGGCATCATCGAGAACCACCTCGCGCTGAAGAAGCGCCTGCAGGGGCGCGGCTACGCCTTCTCGTCGGAGACCGACACCGAGGTCGTCGCGGTGCTCCTGCACAGCCACTACCGCGGGGGCGACTGCCGCCGGGCGCTGGCGCGAACGCTCGCCGAGATCGAGGGCTCGTACGCCCTGGCGATCCTCTGCGTCGAGGAACCGGGGCGCCTCTTCGCGGCGCGCGAGGGCAGCCCGCTGGTGATCGGCCGCGGGCAGGGCGAGCAGTTCCTCGCCTCCGACGTCCCGGCGCTCATCGAGCACACGCGGGAGGTGATCTACCTCGGGAACGGGGAGACGGCCGTGCTCAGCCGCGAGGGGGTGGATCTGCGCGACGCCGCGGGCAGGGCGCGCCGGCCGAAGGTCTGCACCGTCCCGTGGGACCCGGTGTCCGCGTCGCGCGGCGGCTACAAGCACTTCATGCTCAAGGAGATCCACGAGCAGCCGCACGCGGTCCTCGACACGTTCCGCACCCGCGTCAGCCAGGAGAAGGGGCGCGTGATGCTCGACGAGGAAGCCGGGCTGACCCCGCAGGTGCTCTCGCGCATCCGGCGCGTGCGCTTCCTCGCGTGCGGCACCTCCTGGCACGCCGGCCTCGTCGGCGAGCACATGGTCGAGCGGCTCGCCGGCCTGCCCGCCGAGGTGGACCTCGCCTCCGAGTTCCGCTACCGCGGCGCCCCCGCCGAGGAGGGCGTGCTCACCGTCGCGATCTCCCAGTCGGGCGAGACCGCCGACACGCGCGCGGCGTTCGCCGAGGCGCGCTCGAAGGGCGGCTTCCGGCTGGCGGTGTGCAACGTGCTCGGCTCGAGCATCACGCGCGAGGCTGACGGTGTGCTCTACACGCACGCGGGGCCGGAGATCAGCGTCGCCTCGACGAAGGCCTTCACCTCGCAGCTCACCGCGCTGTACCTGCTGGCGCTGTTCCTCGGGCAGCAGCGCGGCCGCCTGGCCCGGGGCGTGGTCGCCCAGCACATCGCCGACCTGGTGCGCCTCCCCAAGCTCATCCAGCGGGCGCTCGCGCTCGACCCCGCGATGGCGGAGCTGGGGCAGCGCTTCGCGAAGAGCCGCGACTGCCTCTACCTCGGCCGCGGGGTCAACTACCCGGCGGCGCTCGAGGGCGCGCTCAAGCTCAAGGAGATCTCGTACGTCCACGCCGAGGGGTACGCCGGCGGCGAGATGAAGCACGGGCCGATCGCGCTCATCGACGCCGAGCTGCCGGTGGTCGTGCTCGCCCCCCGCGACGAGAACTTCCGCAAGATGTACGGCAACCTCGAGGAGGTGCGGGCGCGCCACGGGGTCGTGATCACCTTCACCGACCGCGCGGGCCGGGACCTCGCGGCGAAGGCCGAGTGCGTGTTCACGGTGCCGCGGACCAATCCCTTCCTGACGCCGCTGCTGCTGACCGTGCCGCTGCAGCTCTTCGCGTACCACCTGGCGGACGCGCGCGGGCACGACGTCGATCAGCCGAGGAACCTGGCGAAATCCGTGACGGTGGAGTGATGCCCCCGCCCGTGACCGCTCCAGGGCAGGTCCGCGGCGCGGGCGCGGGCGCGGCCGCCGCCGTCTGCGCGCTCTGCGTCGTGCTGGCGACGGCTCTTTCGTTCCGGGCGGGCGCCTTCCTCGTGGACGACGCGTTCATCTCGTTCCGCTACGCCCACCACCTCGCCCAGGGACGGGGACTGACCTTCAACGACGGCGACCGACTCGAGGGCTACACCAATTTCCTCTGGGTCCTGATCCTCGCGGGGGCGGAAGTCCTCGGATTCTCGATCCCGAAGGCGGCGGTCGTCCTCGGCTTCCTTCTCGGGCTTGCCTGTCTGGCCGCGACCTGGCTTCTGGCCCGGGCGATCATGGGGGAGGACGATCCTCTCGGGAGTCTTCTGGCCGTGCTGCCGCTTGCCGCGGATCGCTCCTTCTGGCTGTGGGGCGCCAGCGGCATGGAGAACCCCCTCTATGCCGTCCTGGTCGTTCTGGGGGCGGCCTGCCTGCTCTCGCCGCGCCCGCACGACGGGAAGCGCCTCCTGCTCCTCGGCGCGTCCGTCCTCGCGCTTGCCGCTCTGGCCCGCCCCGAAGCCCCCCTCGTGTTCGTCGTCGTCCTGGCCGTGCAGGCCATGCCGCCGCGGCCCGCGCTGCGCGCTCGGGATCTCGCGGTCGCGTCCGCGGCTTTCGCGGCGCCTCTGGCGCTCTATGCCGCATGGAAACTCTGGTACTTCGGCGAGCTCCTGCCCAACACCTTCTATGCCAAGAACGTCGGGGCGCCCCATCTGGTTAGCGAGGGGCGTCATTACGTGTCGTCGTTCCTCGCCGACTACGGCTACGGGCTCGGGCTCGCGGCTCTGCTGGCCGCGCCGGTCGTTGCGCCCCCCGGGCGGCGTCGGGCCGCAGCGGTCCCCGCCGCGCTCACCCTCTGCTACCTGGCCTACGTCTGGGCGGTTGGCGGGGACATCTACTACAACTACCGGTTCCTGACGCCGGTGCTCCCCTTCCTGTCCGTAGGCCTGGCCGCCACGACCCTGGGCCTCATGACTCGACTCCGACTCCCGAGCCGTCCTGCGCGACACCTCCTTGCGGCCGCGGTCTTCCTCGGCTTCAGCGTGCTGGCCGGCTTGATGAGCGAACGACGTTTCCGTGAGGAGCATCGCCTGGGGGAGGACTATAACGGCCACCGCGAGCGCGTGGCGGCCTGGCTGGCGAGGTGGTTCCCCCCCGAGACGGTGATCGCCACGATCAACGTCGGCATCATCCCGTACCGCACCGACATGCGCACCGTGGACCTCGTCGGCCTCACCCACCGTGAGATCGGCCGCAGTCGCGTCGACCCTTCCCGGCACGCACCCTTGGCGCACGAGAAGAGTTCCGCGGAGGCGGTCCTCCGGGAGCGGCCGGACTTCATCGAGTTTTCCCGGGTGGAGTACCCCGTCGCCCAACCG carries:
- the glmS gene encoding glutamine--fructose-6-phosphate transaminase (isomerizing) — encoded protein: MCGIVGYVGGRTALPILVDGLRRLEYRGYDSAGVAILDGGEITVCRAVGKIAALEAALGAGGVPGTVGIGHTRWATHGRPSEQNAHPHRSGPFVVVHNGIIENHLALKKRLQGRGYAFSSETDTEVVAVLLHSHYRGGDCRRALARTLAEIEGSYALAILCVEEPGRLFAAREGSPLVIGRGQGEQFLASDVPALIEHTREVIYLGNGETAVLSREGVDLRDAAGRARRPKVCTVPWDPVSASRGGYKHFMLKEIHEQPHAVLDTFRTRVSQEKGRVMLDEEAGLTPQVLSRIRRVRFLACGTSWHAGLVGEHMVERLAGLPAEVDLASEFRYRGAPAEEGVLTVAISQSGETADTRAAFAEARSKGGFRLAVCNVLGSSITREADGVLYTHAGPEISVASTKAFTSQLTALYLLALFLGQQRGRLARGVVAQHIADLVRLPKLIQRALALDPAMAELGQRFAKSRDCLYLGRGVNYPAALEGALKLKEISYVHAEGYAGGEMKHGPIALIDAELPVVVLAPRDENFRKMYGNLEEVRARHGVVITFTDRAGRDLAAKAECVFTVPRTNPFLTPLLLTVPLQLFAYHLADARGHDVDQPRNLAKSVTVE
- the glmU gene encoding bifunctional UDP-N-acetylglucosamine diphosphorylase/glucosamine-1-phosphate N-acetyltransferase GlmU; protein product: MAGELTVLVLAAGRGTRMRSSIAKVLHPVLGRPLLAWPLDVARALPAARRAVIVGFQAQAVARALPAGFETVVQPKLWGTGHAVRQARRLFAGPGDTVVLSGDIPLLTAATVRRLVAAHRRRRATVTFLTARPADPSGYGRVVRCGEGRVKAIVEHDDAPPGVREIREVNAGVYCFENRFLDRALGRLRAANRQEEYYLTDVIAAAVRAGLRVEGLACADAEEMLGVNDRAQLAHATAVLRRRILERLMRAGVTVADPASTWVEPGVRVGADTVLLPGTALEGSTVVAARCHIGPFARLRDTRVGPGAVVRDCCVLEEATVGAGCRVGPFAHLRPGTRLGAGARVGNFVETKKARLGAGAKASHLSYLGDAEIGRRVNIGAGTITCNYDGVSKFRTTIGDDVFVGSDTQLVAPVSVGAGALIAAGTTVTKDVPAGALAVSRTPQKVIEGWAARRRAKKGP